The Heteronotia binoei isolate CCM8104 ecotype False Entrance Well chromosome 6, APGP_CSIRO_Hbin_v1, whole genome shotgun sequence genomic sequence CAAAAAAACAAGAGGCGTCTTACCGAAATCCTTTTTTAGGATGATAGAAGAATTAAGTCTCGTGGACGCTTGGAGAACGAAAAATCCCACAACGAAATACTTTACCTATTTTTCACACGTTCACAACTCCTGGTCTAGGCTAGACATGTGCTGGCTGTCAACTTCCTTAGCCACATTATTAAAACAAGCTGACATCCTACCAAGAACTTATTCAGATCATAGTCCAGTACAAATTACTCTATACCAAGCGGTAACTAGACTACGTTGGACACTGAAtacccaaattttaaaagaacaagagTTTTTAAAAGAGGTGAAAGAGAAGATTAAGATGTTTTTTGATCTCAATCGGAAAGAAGACTCGTCAGTACAAGTAATCTGGGATGCTTTAAAGCGTTTTTCAGAGGAATCGCTATTAGTTACTCTgccagaaggaaaaagggaagacTTCATAAGTATAATGAACTAGTGGAGAAATTAGACAAACAAGAAAAAATCCAGAAGgaaagaaattcagaagaaaTCAAAATGAAGATTCGGAAGATACAACACCAAATTAATTTGCTATTATCAAAAGAGTTGGAAAAGAAATTAAAGTGGTCTAAGCAAAACTACTACGAAAACGCAAATAAGACGAGCAGATGGTTAGCATATAAACTGAGAaaacaaagagagaagaaaataattGGATCTCTGAAAGACGAAAATCAGACGGTAGTGTCGCAGAAGGGAAAAATGGAAGAAATAGTTAAGAATTTttttcaaaggctttataaaggaGAACTATCGGAACATCTGCAAAGAGAATATTTGGAACAAAGCAAGATGAAACAGTTGTCAGAAGATCAGAAGAAATTGCTAGAGGAACCGATCTCCATGTTTGAGATAGCGGAGGCAAtgaggaagcagaaaaagaataAAGCCCCGGGCCCAGACGGATTGCCTATTGAATTTTATAACTGTTTTGAGTAGTTACTGATGGAACCACATAAAAGAGTGGTGGATGAAATAGCAGAAAAATCTAGGATCCCCGCATCATGGGAAGAAGCATTAATATCGTTAATCTATAAGGAAGGTACAGATGCATCAGAAATaagaaattatagaccaatttccttGCTAAATATAGACTATAAAATTTATGCCAATGTTCTGTCCAATAGATTGAAAAAAATTATACCACATATTATAGAAGAAGATCAAACAGGCTTCATTCCCGGAAGAACAATGAGACAAAATTTAAGAATGATTCTGAATGTTTTAGAATATTATAACACCCAGACAAACAACTTGCTGCGTTTAGTCTGGATGCCGAAAAAGCATTCAATAATGTAAACTGGAAGTTCATCTTTAAGACTCTAAAGGCGATTGGATGCGGAGATGGATTTGTGAGAGTAATAGAGACCATTTATACCAATCAAAAAGCCAAAATTAACATCAACGGATCGATATCGAGCCAGATAAGAATTGAACAAGGAACgaggcaaggctgcccgctttctcCCTTACTCTTTGTTTTATCACTAGAACCTTTTTTAAACGTGATAAGGGAAGATCAAGAGATTGAGGGAGTTAAAGTGAAAAAAGAGACTTATAAAATACAAGCCTTTGCAGACGATGTATTGATTACATTAGAGGATCCTAATAAGTCGATTACAAATCTAaaaagaagattaaaacaatTCAGAGAAGTGGCGGGTTTCAGAGTTAACTATCAGAAAACTAAGTTCATCACCAAAAATATGACGGAAGACCAGATCAAGGAGTTGGCTATGAACTCAGGATTTCTCTATGAAAAGAAGATCAGATATCTTGGTATTTCCCTAACTGCAGATCTGAAAACGCTATtaagagacaattatgaaaaaatattaaaagagatAAAAGATGACTTAACAAGGTGGTGTGACATGCAAATTTCATTACTAGGTAGAATCGCTTCGATCAAAATGAACATCCTACCGAAGGTTTTATTTCTGTTCCAAATGATCCCAATCTCAGTTCCCCAGACTTTCTTCCAACAATTAAACAAGTTAGTGACAAAATTCatttggcagaataaaaaaccaagaatcaaattaAAAGTCTTGCAAGATGCTAAACTAAGAGGCGGATTTGCGCTTCCAAACTGGCAGTTGTACCACAAAGCATGTGCCTTGACTTGGGTGAGAGAGTGGATAATATTAAGAAATAAAAAAGTGTTGAATTTGGAAGGGGCAGACTTACCAAGATAGTGGCATTCTTATGTTTGGTATAATCCTCCGGCTAAGGAGAGTAAATTTCTTAGACACGAGATAAGGAGaccactttttaaaatatggtgGGAGGTAAAAACGTTGACATACAGGTATACACCCAAGTGGCTATCACCGGTCGAAGCGGCAGTACACCCGAATCTTTACTCTTGGGAGGGCAACTATACATACGATTGTTTACTTGACTCGAAAGGTGAATTGAAAACCGAGGAATATTCAAAGCTAGATTGGTGGCTAAAGGCGCAAATAAGTTCCAGGTTTAAGTCggataaagaaaaaggtttttcAAATAAGCTAAATGATTTTGATGCAATTATTTTAGAATCAGATCAGAAATTGATTTCCAGAATATACAATTGGTTATTAGAATATAAGTTACAGGATGAAGTGGTAAAAGAAGCCTGGGTGCGTTGGATGGAAGACTTTGCCTATAGCATAGAAATTTCTGAGTGGGAGAAAATTTGGAGAGATAATTTGAAATTGACAAAATCGGCTGTGCttaaagaaaacctatataaGCTAATATATCGGTGGTACTATACCCCTGACAAACTTGCTAGAGCCTTCCCTACGGCTTCCAAccaatgctggaaatgtaataaAACAAAAGGTTCCCTGTTCCATATGTGATGGCTCTGTGATAGGGCCAAAAAATACTGGACTCAAGTATCCATATGGATACATAAGATACTAAAAAAACAAATTCCGCATTTACCggaactgtttttattgaatgTATGTAAAATCGATGTAtcgaaatcagaaaaaaaaatattactccatgtcataactatCGCCAGAATAATTTATGCCAGATACTGGAAGACCTACAATATACCAAATCGAAACGAATTTATAGTTAAACTATTAGAGACCGTGGAAATGGATTTTCTTACCACAAGACTGAGAGATGGGAATATGAAGGAATGTAGAGACACATGGAAACCGGTGTATGACTGGGTAGAAAATATCAGATTTGAATAGACAGAACAAGAAATTATTGTTAGCAAATTATCTCTGTGCCCTtcaatgtggtggtggggggtgtatTTACTGGTTGGTTTGTACATAATATGCAGATTACGAAACATAACaataaagaaaatttaaaaaaaatgccttcttcctttctgttaaaattgtgctggtgtttgtaaatctcaatagcttctctgttcaggcgggtatgataatgtgagaccgtagaaaggacttcagttttttcaaagtggatgacgtggtctccttcttgaagtgcatgttcagctgcagctgatttttctggctgaaacaagcgacagtgtctcgtgttcggtgagacgggtgttgatactgcgttgggtagtgccaatgtagactgcaacacaggagcagggtattttgtagactccaggggttgaaagtggatctctcatatctttggccgagcgcagcatgtggcggatctgttgtgtggacttgaagactgtgtcaacattgtggcgtttgagaattttgccaatgcggtcggtgacggattttatgtagggcaggaaggctgtacccacatttgtgtgtggctcgggatttggtgtggatggtctcctgggatgcatgttgatccatatatattgcgtgttgatccatatatattgcttttgtcagtcttataaaatgctctccaagatttattttttccattactgcaaacgtaaagtcccagttcagattatcaaaggctttctctgcatctacaaaaaataacgccgcctctttttctggatgtttctcataatattccacaatatttacaacagttcttatattgtctcttatttgccttttagggagaaatcccacttgatcttcctttataaagttaatcagatattgcttaagtcgttctaccaagattcttgtatatatcttatagtcattgtttaagaATGAAATCGGTCTATGATTCTTTAGAAGACATCTTTTAGTGGGCTAAGCCGTTACAAGGTTTCTCCTTGTGATTCCTTCATGCTGTCAAAGACGGCCATGTCAAATGAAtcactttccacactctgagcattcaaaaaggtTTTTTCCCTGTGTGGTTCGCTAATGCAGCTTTagagtgccactgtgactgaatctctttccacactctgagcattcaaaaggtttctccccgtgtgggttctctggtgctgctgaagatggctactctgacggaatctcttcccacactctgagcattcaaaaggtttctcccctgtgtgggttctctgatgcagtcgAAGAGACGCacttcgactgaatctctttccacactctgaacatgcaggtttctcctctgtgtgggtcctttgatgttgccgaagagtgccactgtgactgaatctcttcgcACACtgtaagcattcaaaaggtttctcccctgtgtgggttctctgatgcaactgaagatggctactccgactgaatctcttcccacactgtgagcattcaaaaggtttttctcctgtatgggttctctgatgctgtcgAAGACTGCCActgtaactgaatctctttccacactgtgagcattcaaaaggtttctcccctgtgtgggttctctgatgcagttgaagagacgcacttcgactgaatctctttccacactctgaacatgcaggtttctcctctgtgtgggtcctttgatgttgccgaagagtgccactgtgactgaatctcttcacACACtgtaagcattcaaaaggtttctcccctgtgtgggttctctgatgcaactGAAGacggccactccgactgaatctcttcccacactgtgagcattcgaaaggtttctcccctgtgtgggttctctgatgttcctgaagttggccactccaactgaatttcttttcacactgtgagcattcaaaaggtttctcctttgtgtgggtcctttgatgtTGCTGAAGTTGGCcattccgactgaatctctttccacactctaagcatgtaaaaggtttctcccctgtgtgggtactTTGATGTTGCCGAAgactgctactctgactgaatctcttcccacactgtgagcattcaaaaggtttctcccctgtgtgggttctttgatgttgctgaagagtgccactgtgactgaatctctttccacactgtgagcattcaaaaggtttctcccctgtgtgggttctttgatgccattgaagattgccactctgactaaatctcttcccacactgtgagcattcaaaaggcttctcccccgtgtgggttctttgatgcagttgaagatggccactccgattgaatctccttccacactctgaacattcaaaaggtttctcccctctgtgggttctctgatgccattga encodes the following:
- the LOC132574412 gene encoding zinc finger protein 497-like, whose product is MPGPGLCKGSPGTEDVQALLPGVGCCAGGAGGDEGKSSSRASCNPLPGLQRLQHRPVERLAPPAPPVPRGPEQGKARRPAFFSVFLRNQDQAALFAVPKPELRRKVATETWAFLASIKIGPHPRGVQACGRAAVPAEQRPDPGGAGAPFLARNPGREGEEGVHARARPLQRERGNGRRASSAAGGGALRRWGRRREQQRPPATLPLLQKQQHRPAGRLAPPAPPSATRAGGGEGEAARAHTREKPFECFECGKRFSWSGTLQWHQRTHRGEKPFECSECGRRFNRSGHLQLHQRTHTGEKPFECSQCGKRFSQSGNLQWHQRTHTGEKPFECSQCGKRFSHSGTLQQHQRTHTGEKPFECSQCGKRFSQSSSLRQHQSTHTGEKPFTCLECGKRFSRNGQLQQHQRTHTKEKPFECSQCEKKFSWSGQLQEHQRTHTGEKPFECSQCGKRFSRSGRLQLHQRTHTGEKPFECLQCVKRFSHSGTLRQHQRTHTEEKPACSECGKRFSRSASLQLHQRTHTGEKPFECSQCGKRFSYSGSLRQHQRTHTGEKPFECSQCGKRFSRSSHLQLHQRTHTGEKPFECLQCAKRFSHSGTLRQHQRTHTE